One window of the Triticum dicoccoides isolate Atlit2015 ecotype Zavitan chromosome 3B, WEW_v2.0, whole genome shotgun sequence genome contains the following:
- the LOC119278967 gene encoding vacuolar-processing enzyme-like gives MATASPRLLPLALLLLLLAVAHAGTPRLVLEPTLRLPSQRAAAGQGDDGSVGTRWAVLVAGSNGYQNYRHQADICHAYQILKKGGLKDENIIVFMYDDIAHNRENPRPGVIINHPQGGDVYAGVPKDYTGKEVNVKNLFAVLLGNKTAVSGGSGKVVDSGPNDHIFVFYSDHGGPGVIGMPTYPYVYGDDLVDVLKKKHAAGTYKSLVFYLEACEAGSVFEGLLPNDIGVYATTASNAEESSWGTYCPGEYPSPPPEYDTCLGDLYSISWMEDSDVHNLRTESLKQQYDLVKKRTAAQDSYSYGSHVMQYGSLDLNAQQLFLYIGSNPANNNTTFVEDNSVPSFSRAVNQRDADLVYFWRRYQKLAESSPEKNDARKQLLEMMSHRTHIDNSVKLIGNLLFGSADGSMVLKTVRPAGEPLVDDWSCLKSTVHAFESQCGSLAQYGMKHMRSFANICNAGILPEATMKVTAQACTSIPTNPWSATHRGFSA, from the exons ATGGCGACGGCGTCACCCCGCCTCCttccgctcgcgctgctgctcctcCTGCTCGCCGTGGCGCACGCCGGCACCCCACGGCTGGTCCTGGAGCCCACCCTTCGGCTGCCGTCGCAGCGCGCGGCGGCCGGGCAGGGGGACGATGGCTCCGTCGGGACCAGGtgggccgtcctcgtcgccggctcCAACGGCTACCAGAACTACCGCCACCAG GCAGATATTTGCCACGCCTACCAGATCTTGAAGAAGGGTGGTCTCAAGGATGAGAACATCATTGTCTTCATGTACGATGATATTGCGCACAACCGGGAGAACCCAAGGCCGGGCGTCATCATCAACCACCCCCAAGGTGGAGATGTCTATGCTGGGGTCCCTAAG GACTACACTGGGAAGGAGGTTAATGTCAAGAACTTGTTTGCTGTCCTGCTCGGTAATAAAACCGCAGTAAGTGGTGGGAGCGGCAAAGTCGTTGACAGTGGCCCTAATGATCACATTTTTGTGTTTTACAGTGACCATGGGGGTCCTGGGGTCATTG GGATGCCGACCTATCCATACGTTTACGGTGACGATCTTGTAGATGTCCTGAAGAAAAAACACGCAGCTGGAACCTACAAAAGCCTG GTATTTTACCTTGAAGCCTGTGAAGCCGGAAGCGTCTTCGAGGGGCTTCTGCCGAATGACATCGGTGTCTACGCGACCACTGCGTCGAACGCAGAAGAGAGCAGTTGGGGAACGTATTGCCCCGGCGAGTACCCCAGCCCTCCGCCGGAATATGACACCTGCTTGGGCGACCTGTACAGCATTTCTTGGATGGAAGACAG TGATGTGCACAACCTGAGAACTGAGTCTCTGAAGCAGCAATATGACTTG GTCAAGAAGAGAACAGCAGCTCAGGACTCATACAGCTATGGTTCCCATGTGATGCAATATGGTTCTTTGGACCTGAATgctcaacaactcttcttgtacatcGGCTCGAATCCTGCTAACAATAACACTACATTTGTTGAAGATAACTCAGTGCCGTCCTTCTCAAGAGCTGTTAATCAGAGGGATGCTGATCTTGTTTACTTCTGGCGCAGG TACCAAAAATTGGCTGAGAGTTCCCCTGAGAAAAACGATGCCCGAAAGCAATTGCTTGAAATGATGAGTCATAGAACGCATATCGACAATAGCGTCAAGCTGATTGGAAACCTTCTGTTTGGTTCTGCGGATGGTTCAATGGTTCTAAAGACTGTTCGCCCAGCCGGTGAGCCTCTTGTTGATGACTGGAGTTGTCTCAAGTCTACG GTGCATGCTTTTGAATCACAATGTGGCTCGCTGGCGCAGTATGGAATGAAGCACATGCGGTCCTTTGCGAACATCTGCAATGCCGGCATTCTTCCTGAAGCGACGATGAAGGTGACCGCTCAGGCATGCACCAGCATCCCAACCAACCCCTGGAGTGCCACACACAGAGGTTTTAGTGCTTAA